The Nymphaea colorata isolate Beijing-Zhang1983 unplaced genomic scaffold, ASM883128v2 scaffold0001, whole genome shotgun sequence genomic interval TTGGTAAACATCGGCATCGGTAGTGGCTGGTCGGTATTGTGCAAGCTCATCATACAAGTTGCGGTGCTTGTTTAAATAGAGGCTGGTATGTTTGGTGTCTTTGGTGAGATTGGCAATATCAAGTTGAAGTTGGTACACACCAGCAAGATTGTTTTGCTCGTTGTACATCTCCTTCAAAGTATCCCATATTTCCTTCACTGTTTCTTTATACAGAAATAAACTGGAAATGTGAGGTTCCATGGAATTGATAACCCAGGCCATTACCATATCATTTTGGACTCCCAATCCTCATAGTTAGGATCGTTCTTGGCTGGAGGTGTGATCCATCCACTGATGTATCCCACTTTGGATCGTCCACTCAAGAAAAGACGAGCAGCTTTGAGCCAGCTAAGATAGTTGGTGTCATTGAGGATAATGGAGGTAATCTTTACCATCCCATGACCTTGATCAACTGTTCCTTTCATACTGTTGGAGCTGTTGTTGGATTGGTTGCTGATGGTATTGGCCATAGTAGATAAGTGATGAAAAGACAAATTTTAATCAGACAAAAAGGCCCATTGGTTTCTTCTGTAAGGCACATGACCTGCTGCTGGGGATTTCTGAGAGGGGCGGAGAGCGCCAAAACAGGACCCAAGCAGAACAAGAGCTCGAAGGGCCTGGTCTTTTCCATGATCAGGCCGAACCTCGTCATTGAGGCTTCCAAGCCCACTGACGTCGTCGCCTTCTACAAGGTGGCTTTTGGTCCCGAGGAGGTTGAGCGCTCCAACTACTTGAAGTGGAAGGCTGAATAGGAAATCCTTCTCATTGGGGGTTTCTCAGCAAAGGACATCAATAATCGATTCAAGGTTGAATcagaagatgaaaaatataGGAGAACGTTGTTCAATGATGACAGCAACTCTCTTTCTTCTGCTGTCACACGAATGAACTCCAAATGCTCAAGAAAAAAAGCTCCAGATGCTCATGAAAGacatgctctgataccatgttaaaatgCAATAATGAAGAAACAGAGGATGCGAGTAAGAAAGGAGCAGAGGAAGGCAGTAGGTTACGTTTTTTGGCTtgtagcctacatccacgagagaaaaGGGGCATTCTTCTTCATATTATTTCTCGCCCGTTTACAGTAGGAATTCATCACTTCATGTAGAGTTACAATCAGATTTAGATGGAAACAACTTTACGaggaagttaaaaaaaatcGCTAGCCGATATCGTTGGGATTGATTCCAATCATGGTGAGGATGGCACCAATAGAGGAAACACCCATCTGTGCTGATGTGAGGAACCCCAAATCTGTAGATATATCCTTCCCAAATATGGTGGATCATATCACCTCCTTATCTCTTTGTAACGGACAAGAAGATCCCTTTAACATCATAAGGGCTTCAgccatttcattcttttcccaTTATAAAAGCCTCTGACTGACCTTTATGTTTGGAATGccacaaattacaaaaattgagCTCACTTTGTTATCTTGTCAGTGGCTACATGGCACCGGAATATGTTATGCAAGGCCAATTTTCTGTCACGTCAGACGTGTTCAGCTTTGGAGTCTTGATGCTAGAGACTGTTAGTGGCCTGAAGAACTCTTCATTCCCTCATTCGCAATATGGTCCAAGCCTGCTTGACTATGTAAGCATTTTGTTGTAACAACAGATTAATTCGCATGCACATATGCTACTTTGGATTTCCAAGTTTATGTGGAAATGACAGGCATGGAGGCTGTGGAGGTAAAGCAGGGCAACTGAACTATTAGATGCATCCCTGACTCATTCAAGCGACGAAAGTGAAGTAGTTAGGTGCATCCACATTGGGTTGCTATGCATTCAAGAGGATGCAATACGAAGGCCAACAATGTCCTCCATTGTCCTCATGCTCAATAGCAGCACTTTGACCCTTCCTGCACCTTCGGctcttgctttcctttttggGAAAAGCAGATTGTACTCAGAGATCTCGATCACTAGCTCATCTGCAGCAAGCACAGAGTCAGACACGTCACGGAGTGGTTCAGTCCCAAAATCTATAACTGAAATGACCATGTCCGGGATTGGAGCTAGATAACAAATGCTACTCAAAGACCTTTTCAATTTGGAATTCTTGTGGAAAACGGATTGGCCACTGAGTGATAACCCAGTCCTTGTATTTTGATTGACACAAATTTTATGATCTGACATTTAGAATTTCTTTCTGGGTTTTGCATGTTAGTCTAGGGAATTATAtaaagtttgaatttttatcACTCTGGGCtgatgaaatagaaaatgggTGCACGGTGTTATTATGGTAGAAGAGACAACGAAGTAGTACAAGTATTACAATTTGTCGGGTTTGCCAACAAATCCACCATGCGAGGAGATAAATGCTTTTGGTATTCTGTAGCAGAACTAAAAAGGCACAAGTATCTCACATAGATGTCACGATGATAAAATGTACATGGTGCAAGTGAGTCAGTATGTTGTTTAATTACACCTGAAGCTCTACAATACTGAACAGAATCCTGTTGTTTTTTGACAAAGCGAAGCTCACTAAATCCCAGGAAGGAGAAGACCCTCTAATAAGAAGTCCTCCCTTTGGAAGCTAAATTCACCCACACCAATTGGCGAGCCTTCTGCAATGCAACCGGTCGACACTTTTGAATCAATATGAAGTTGGGCAGCAAAATTTTCCGCTGTTCACGTGTTAATTTTTTGTAGTCCCTAAGGGGCTCTTGGTAATAGAGATATTATAGAAGTACTATATGAATCAACCTCAAAATTTGGTGTAAATTAATGGaacatttgttttaaaatttactaaGATTTTGAGACAGGTTTAAGAAACACTTGTATATTGTTCTTAATGCCACATAACCTCTAAGCCTCCACCCCTATCCTTGCGGATATGCAGATCCATATCCATAGCCATCATAGGTTCACAAGACATCATCTGATTGACTTGTACAGCTCTTTTTGGCGTTCCACGTAACCCCTTTTCCTCATGGACGCTAGACCCTTCCTTACCACTAACTTCTGTACACTTTTAAGATCTCTTCTTATCTTTAAAGGTCACCCCTGCCTTTAAAGCCTCAATAGTTGATTCCAGAATTATGAGCTCATTCTTAACACAATTTTTAAATTGTGATTCTATCTTAGGAAGTGGAATTGTGACTTcagaattttagattttttttctctctttaggGTACATGTGTCATGATAGGTTTAATTCATCgattgtataattttaattcttgttttCCATAACACATcatttttaattctagaatcaaaattttatagaaattgaaaatatacaTTCAATTCAACAGAAATTCTTGTTGGCAGTATACTTTGTTCATAGCAACAGGATTTAAGAAGATGGATGGTTGATTGGCTGCTATAATATTTTCCCCGGATAAATTGGTTGTACTAGTTTATTTTTGTGATATTGCCTATCTAATAGCGTGAAACGCTTCTAAGGTAGTGAGAAACTCTTTGATCACGTGCTAATTATTCTTTGCAGTACTTAACAGAGGTGGCATTAACCTAAATTAAATTTCAATCACAGGGGTAGAGAGAACGAAAATGGGTTAAAAAAGTTGGACCTCGTGAGATGGGTGCATTCTTGGTCACAATAAAAGTCGTCTACAGACCGAAGTCATATCCAATCAATAGAAGAAATGGCCCACTAGGTAGGTGGCAATGACCCACTAGGTAGGTGGCAATAACGGACCTAAAGTTACATGGGTATGGGTTTggttaattataaaaaatataaatataggTGCAGCACCATTTATTACTCGCCTTCACCCTTCTGATGATAGACATCTACAGCTGGCCGAGCCAGAACTTTAAGAGTACCTCTATGTAAACTTTTTCACTAAGGGGGATGCCAAAAGGATAATTTTAACTGATTATATGCATTCAGTTGAAAATTTTGCCAACTATCTATGATAAAACAAccaaaagataaaatattttttacatcAATAATGTTTTGCAAACGGTCAAAGCTGATGGCTTGAAATTGCACATAAAGTTGGGCGAATAGAAATTCCCAGGGATGTTTCAATGGCAGCCATAAACCAGGTTTTATTGCCTCCAAAATGCCATTTTAGGTGTCTTTTGATGACATCAAAACTACGAAACTCCAATTTCGACAAAAAAAACTAGTTTCTCATAAAGAGCCtacaaaacttgattttcacaaaatcatgGTTTTCAATGAATTTTACTGTATTAAATCAAAACACCTCGTCGACATTTTTCCATGCGATCAAGTCCATCTATAAACTCGTCTTTGATGAATTTTACTGTTGTTCAATAAAAAAGAGCATTTCCCTACCCAACTCTCGAAAGGGTGATAGAATACTTTATATATCATGAGGTCATGAGAAGCATCGAGTGTATCATTTGATGGGAAATGGGTTTCTATGTTGGTTTTCTCACATGCTCGCctcatgtttatgattttatgaTGGTGGTAAACCTCCAGCAAAGAAATACCGCAAtgtattgagagagagagagaaagagagtatgCTAAAAGTAGCCCTTTCATGCAGTCAATTCCTTTACACATCGGTATGTGAACTCTGTCCCCTCTGCAAATTGACCATTTGCTTAAATAttcttattatatttataaaaatgaatttttaaatataaatgcaaaaaattcattttataaatatttaagcacatatttataaatgaattttaaaaataaatgcaagatAACTCGATCCGTACTAACCAATAAAGTTGGTGTGTATCAATTGATATACAGTATATCAATATGGCTGCTCATTTGACATAACCTCAAATCATGCCAAGCTCTTTTGAATCTGTATTGTGCTCAGCAGCACTTAACCACTATTATCAGAATTAGTTTCCAGAGTTGGCTTGTTTGAATTAAATGGGTAGCGGATTCAAGAATGCCAACCCATGGAGCAACATGTTATGATTGGGGCCATGGGTTTCTTGATCAGAGCAACCCCTGCCGTAGAACAGTAAATCTTCCTTTCCCTTTGAGGTGATTTTGGGAGGCAGCCCCTCAAGACGTACGCGTTTGGaactagtttttattttatcataaaATAAGCCAAAGCTCCCCAGCGGAGATTTTGTTCTCCTCCAATCCATAGCTAGGAGGATTGGAGATGGTTTACCCTGATATGGCGCCAAGCTTGTTGAAGGTTGCCTTCtacatcctcctcctcctcctcctcctcctcctgctttCTTTCCATGTCGACCATGCAATGAGCACAAATGACTATATTGACAGCCGCTGCAGCATCACTACGAATTACACGGACGGAAGCGCGTTTGAAGTAATTATGTGCAGCCTCTTCTCCACCTTCACCAACGACCCCGTCGACTCTTTTCCTAGTTTTTACAAAGCCACACTGGTTAATGGATCTGATACAGTCTATGGCCTGGTGCAGTGCAGGAGTGACATTGGCCAGGATATCTGCAAGAAGTGCATCTCTAATTCCACCCAACAAGTCATCAAATACTGCCCCAACGCAATGGATGTCATCGTGTGGTATGAAAAGTGCCAGTTGCGCTACTCCAATACCAACTTCTTTGGTCACCTTAATGTGAAGGATTATGGTTCTTGGAATTGGATCGAAGATAAAATGGAACACCCCAAAGCCTTTAACGAAAAGTTGGGTAGTCTGCTGAAGAATCTCACTGATCAAGCGACGACAGTGCCTAATTCAATGCTTTCAATGTTTCCAATGTCCATGTTTGCTACGGGCAACATCACCTACGATGATCTACAGACTATATACAGGATGGTGCAGTGCACAGGATACAGCCGTGCTGATTGCAAGCAGTGTTTGAATGGCACCAGGTTCCGGATCCCAACAACTTGCCACAACGCACACGGCTGTAAAATTGCCACGGGAAGTTGCCATGTGAGGTACGATATGGAGCTCTTTTATGGTACCCCAGCAACTCCAAAGCCtaaatcaaattcaagacaaAGACCATCAACCCAATCCTCTAATTCACTACCTCCAAGACCAAGCCCATCTCCTCTACCACCTCCATCGGATTCAAGCCCTCCATCAAATGGTGCATCCAACACTATGTCAGGcaagtccctctctctctctctctctcgtattcATATGACaagaatattttatatatgcagGCAGAAAACACATGTATATCATAATTGTCATCTCCGTCTTGATGATTGTGGCTCTTATTACTTGCTTAATTTGCGGCTTTTACTGGGGGGGACAGAATTATGTTGCCTTTAGAGAAAGAAGTTGAAGCCTTGGTAGATTGCAGAGCAACGAGGAAGAAGACCATGGTTTAGAACGACAAGGTTGGTCGAAACCGGTACCTTATAAatgagagaaagacaaagggggagagagagagagagagggagaggaattTGTTTAAACACCGGTTTAGCCGTTCAAATATCTCACAACAGTGTTACAGAAAATCGGTTTTGTTCccgaaaaaacataaaaaataagtctaccaaaaaaacaggaaaaacgTTTTTagccaaattgaaaaaaacgtcttttgtttcatttttagcCAAATTGAAAAAAGCACGTCTTTGTTTTCAGTGTCTTCTTCAGGTCTTTTTACAATCTTTAGTACTTaccaaattttattttcatattttttacatttgatGTTCAGTCTTTCAACTTCTTTTAAAATTCATTGAAGTTTTTTCGAGAAAAATAACTTTACCTTGTTGTATAATACATTTACTTGACGAAGAATGGATGTAATTCATTGCATGCATAGAAAATAGTCCCAGACAAACATAATCCAGATTTGTGACAAGTAAAGTCACTACCAACAAGTTTTTTTAATCAGCAGGTTAAGTAGGCACACGAGAACTTAAAGTCTTAGTTGACTTAGTCCTTGGCAATTGGCATGGAGACGGCCAATCCAAGAAAAGTTACCATGTATTGGGAAGATACAGAGAGAGACAGTTTTGGCAAACCAAACGGgggttagggatgtcaataaatttgACTAAAAATCCAACCAAATAAACGAAAATCagattttcataaatattggtcagatttgaattcagatcagaCATCATGTTAAACAACGTGGTCTGAATTCagtttaaaaatcaaattcggattcagatgtcAGACCTCCATACAGAGCTTGACCGAAGAAAATTTCAGTACCCCAACGCCTGCAAGGAAAAACCAAATTCACCTCACATGGACCTGCGGCACCATTACGCAATTAGCCTATTTACCTTGTTTATTTGGAGTTCGATTCAGCTTTGAGGAGAGCAGATGCGATCCATGGTGCAACACTCGATTTGGCTATCGTCAGAGCTGCCACCAATGATTTTGCACCGAAAAATAAGCTTGGAGAGGGAGGATTCGGTGCAGTTTACAGGGTATATATGCACTAATCTTTTATACTCAGTTTCCCTGTTCTGCTTGAAATTTTATGACACATCAGTTGGGAAACTGAGAGTGCTGCTATTGAATCCGAGTTAATTTCCTTCAATAACCATCGCTTTGTCAGGGCCAACTACCGGATGGTCAAGAAATAGCTGTAAAGAGGCTGTCGTGCAATACAGGGCATGGTCCGAAGCAATTCGACAATGAGGTGCAGACACTCACTAAACTTCAACACAGAAATCTTGTCCAACTTTTAGGAGGCTCTATGGAAGGTGAAGAGAAGATACTTATCTATGAATATGTCCCCAACGGTAGTCTGGACAATTATCACTTTGGTAAGCTTGTTTTAGCTTTTGCTcgttatgtttttttatttttttaccttAAGGGGCAGTCTTGTAGTGTAGTGGTGGAACAAGAGATGTTGTGGGAGGTGGCGACTGGCAATGGCAAGCCATAAGTTTGTGGTTGAGGGCGAACtgttattcaaatttcaaactttaaggggCATTTAAAACTTATTAGTATGCAAATAAGCAAATTTTAAACTTGTAAAACTACTTATAGTAGGTAGGGAAATCGAGTGCTTCATGACAAGAGTAGAGATTTCGGTGAAGGTGCACGGCGATCAGCAGCCAAAGGATGAAAGTGTGTCCTTTTGAGCACGAGAGCTTAGCATGTGTATACAGGTCcacaaattttgtttgttttcacaTAGGTAGTCCTCCACTAATTCGTTTATTCATATAAGGTATGCCCTTTAATTATTTGCTTAGTGCGCCGGCTGTAATCATTTTACTATGTGTATGATTTTTCAAACGTGTATCCCTTGGCCAAAATTGAAGAGGGAGCCCATTTAGAGGTGACTTTCTGAAATGGAGAGGTTGAACTCATAGTACACTTGTAGCTTGTAAGAAGCAATAGGAGTGTAACAGCACCGAGTTCTCGGTTTTCTTGTATAGAGATTTCATTTATTTGGCAAACTTTAGTTTGTTCATAGAGATCTTATCTCAGCTGATGGTGCAAGTAGGGCTGTAGTATGTATCCTAAGTCACATGAGTACTTTAATAAGGTCAACATACCAATGTTGTTGTATCTATACCTAAAGTGGGTACTTGGATACGCTTAGgtactttttaaataaaaaatgatccaaactgcttaattttacatgattcatcatttttcaactctgttttcattctattttcagagagattgttcattaacatgtaatgtttttatttaaatcacttgtttatttaaatattccatttattttgatttttttttacatatatatatatatatatatgtctatcTATGTTGTCATCCCTTCATATTCACATTTCCTAATGCTGTTGTGTCCGTGCCTATATCTCTGTACCCATACC includes:
- the LOC116267888 gene encoding cysteine-rich repeat secretory protein 38-like — encoded protein: MVYPDMAPSLLKVAFYILLLLLLLLLLSFHVDHAMSTNDYIDSRCSITTNYTDGSAFEVIMCSLFSTFTNDPVDSFPSFYKATLVNGSDTVYGLVQCRSDIGQDICKKCISNSTQQVIKYCPNAMDVIVWYEKCQLRYSNTNFFGHLNVKDYGSWNWIEDKMEHPKAFNEKLGSLLKNLTDQATTVPNSMLSMFPMSMFATGNITYDDLQTIYRMVQCTGYSRADCKQCLNGTRFRIPTTCHNAHGCKIATGSCHVRYDMELFYGTPATPKPKSNSRQRPSTQSSNSLPPRPSPSPLPPPSDSSPPSNGASNTMSGKKHMYIIIVISVLMIVALITCLICGFYWGGQNYVAFRERS